CATGTATTTAGAAAGAGTTTATTCCATGCTTTCAAACTGCACCATTGTCTTCCTCTGAATTGCCCTGCAGTCAATGTGGAGTCCTGTGACGTGGCTCTCGGGCCATCATCTGCTACAACGGGTGATGTACTGTCTCATGCAGACGACCACGAGGACTGCAGTGAAGATGCTGTCCCGCCAGAATCTGTCACAGCACCAAACAACACCTCTCAGCCTCAGCCACCCTCTGCACAGGCTCCagccctctcctctgctgctaaACCTCCTGATAGCAATGCTGTTGCTGCTTCCTCCACAGAAACACCATCAGCCACAGGGGCCACCACCGCTACCACCACCACAGCCacctcatcatcttcctctccctccccagcACTGGGAGAAGCAAATGCTTCAGGAGCTGGTGGTGGTAGCCCTAGTAGCAGTGCCACTGAAACTACAGATGGGGCCAAGCCCCAACAACAGACCCCCAATACTGGAGCTCCAGATCCTCTACCACCAGGGTAAAGATGACCAACACCAGTTTCATGTTAAAtatctattttatttaatgatgatTTATCTACCTTGAAGTGACATTCTAGCCAAGATCAAGTAAGTATCAAACAATTGTTGTATCCTTTAGATGGGAGCAGAGAAAAGACCCGCATGGGAGAACGTACTACGTAGACCACAACACCAGGACGACTACTTGGGAGAGACCACAGCCACTACCACCAGGGTGGGTATCTGGCCTTCACTCACTCTTTGTCCTTGGCACCTTTGAGATAAGAATCTGTAACTTTACCAGGTCCATCTCTCTTACTTTTTGCCGAATAACACACAGTCATTCATTCATGTTCACCTTAACACCCCCTCATACAAGATGGCTTCCTTTCAGTTCTTTTGGTGTCCATAGATtaggacataaaaaaaaaagctgataatACTTTCAGTGTCTCGAAAGATGCTGAAGGCAGAGTGTCCagtgttattgtaatgtaaCCTTGAAGGACACTCAGGGTTATTTATTCCATTAATTCCAAGTCTACTGCAGGTTATGTACAAAGTGTCTGTCTTTCACTCTCTTGCTTACAAACCATCATCTTGGAATTTAGGcagaaagttttattttcaacagcggaaaaacaaacattaacctGATTATTGTAAACTTCCATGCTCTGCCTGCCCAAACCTCCCCTGCATTGCTGTATCAGcagaaaacatacacacacctacacacaacgGGGCAGTCAGAGtggtgtatgtgcatgtgtttacgTATGTGGCATTGCAAGTACTTTTATTTGGGAATGCAGATGTGAAACTAAAGCAGGtcaaatttaaatttatattCATTGCAAGTTGGTCCATCTATGATCATTACAAACATCTTATTTCATAAGATCACAGTGTAGCTGCTCAACCCTAGTAAGTATTGTATATTGTTGTAATGGATGTCAGGATTAACCGTTTCATAACCAAAAAACTCAGTCTGAGGAGTTCATTGATACAATAATAGTGGCACCAAAATGTCATATCAGCACATCCCTAATTGTAGTGTATTGTTGTATTTTGAGCATAAGTACACAATAAACAAAGATTAAGACTGACAGCGTAATAAAATTTTATTATGAAAAATGTCTTTACATGCTGTGATAATATTATCATGAATTTCATTAGCCACCAATTTTCTTAAATGAAAATCTAACAATTTGACAGGTAGTCTAGTTTTAGgtgaattttatttaattttgtttttttaataaaatggcGTCAATTTACTAGAAGTTCACACCACATCTTTAATGTATTTGACTGAATGGCCCATAAATCAATGTCAGGTTGAAATAACCACAGAACTTTTATTAAACCTGTGTAAAACATACCTTTGCTTCTCCTGGCCACCTGCTTACAagcctgtttttgtttgtctttgtcaatTGTCCTGCTCCTTCACTCTGGCAGCTGGGAGCGACGAGTGGATGACCGGGGCAGAATCTATTATGTGGACCACAACACCCGCACCACCACGTGGCAGCGTCCCACCATGGAGTCAGTCCGCAACTTTGAGCAGTGGCAGAGCCAACGCAGCCAACTGCAGGGAGCTATGCACCAGTTCAACCAGAGATACCTCTACTCTGTAAGGCATTCCTGACCATACCCATGTCCCCTCaatcactgtttttgttttattcataccTGTGAAATGCAGATTCAGTTTATAGTATATTAACTGAGTTTGTCATCATACTTCCTTTTTTTTGATTTGTGCAAAACCATACACATGATACCGTACACATTAACATGACTAATACTTATATTTAAGTGATGGAAACACTCTCTAATATAAAAGAGGGGACACACTAGTTTCTGTTGATCTGTTGTGCCATTGTACATTTTGTAATGTTAAGATTTTGGTTGTATTATTACAATCCAGAACTTCGGTGCATATCTAGAGCTCAGAAATGGTTCCTATGACTTTTTTAAGAGTTTATATTATACATACTTGCCATAGGAAAGGTCACATACTATGATGTTCAAAAGCAAGTTTCAGATCAGGAACTGGTGGTCATTTTATTTAGATGAGCCTGGAAATCATAGGACCAGCTTCTAATGATAGTTTCAGATTCTGCACCCCTCACTCACTTCTCTGTTTGGCATCTAGCTCAACTCATTTATCCCAAAAGTGAGAACTTTGTTCCTCCAGGATTTAAAATATCTGCAGGCCTTAATCTGCTTCTCTTTTTGAGGGTCCCTCTCCCACACCTTTGATCTGAGCGGCGATGTCATCTTCATCGATGATGATTAGcttacaaaacaaatcaaaagacAGGCAGCTGGGATTTATTGAGCAGTAACCAGTCGCAGAGCCCGTTTTGCCAACacatcaaaacaacatttttggattctttttagattttctttcgGAAAAGTTTCCACTTTTCCTGTGGAGGAATACctattttgtattcatatttatttgttatagGTTTTTTGTTATATCTCACACATTTGGAATACTTTGTcctcttttcctgttgttttctgaaTGGATTTCTATTTGTGCATCCCTCATTTCCAGGCATCCATGATGTCTGCTGAGAATGATCCTCTTGGCCCGCTACCTCCTGGTTGGGGTGAGTTCACATTCTCATACATGTCTCAGGTCGGACTGTACTTGAAGTTAGAAAGAAAAGGTCAGAATGTATCAGTTCACAGCACATTGAAAGTACAAATGCTATgggattatgtttttttactcaCACTTCTCTCGACCTCTTTTGCTGAAATCCTTCTGTTAGCTGTCACTGCTGATTACAAATAGCATCTTGTCATATAATCTGATGATAATCTGATGATAATCTGTCCATTCTGTCTGTTAAACTCAcaattcctgtgtgtgttttatctcagAGAGACGTGTTGACTCGAATGACCGAGTGTACTTTGTGAACCACAGCACCAAGACAACGCAGTGGGAAGACCCCCGAACTCAAGGGTGAGCTCAAACCAACAAAATAGAAaggatggaaacacacacattatacaaTTTACAACATTAATGTATATTTTGTGAGTACAATGGAattaaacagtaaaataaaatgagtaATTAAAGATCAGAATTTTTAACGTCCTGCACCATCAACCTGGTGTGCCaacatttactttaaaagtCAAGTTCCAACTGCTTACACCTGCACTTACCAGTTCCAGGATGTTCTCACTGAAAATATTGGTTGGCTCATTCTACTTTTTGAGTGAGCAGGATCTTCACATTATTAACAGTCACTAACAGTAATGTCACAGCAGTTTGACTAAGCTGTAGAATAAACCATTCAGATCAACAGGTAACCTAGTTTCAGTGAAACAATGATGTATGGTTACATTTAATCTACAAGAACAGGATGTGCAGATCACTGCAACTCAAATCAATCAAGCACATTCAAATCAATATGAGTAACTAAGCCAATGTGTTTCACTGTGCAACAATTTGAGTTTTCATGACCTAATTCAGTTGCTGTAGGATGCTAGATTTGGCCATATTCTCTTTTGAGGAAATACAAACATAGTTATTGTGCCACTTAACCCCAAGGGTAATGCTGAAGACAAATATTTATGTAAACTAACGGcataataatgatttttattctcGGCTGCCAGACTTTTTTACTAAGGTTTTATATAGTTGGTTTTCGCTTAGACAAATGAcccatgtgtttatttgtatgtaGAGCTATGAAGTGAGATCTGTTCAGAAGTCACATTCAGGACAGTTTTATATAAGGTGTGTACTGCtcaccacttgtgattggatctttCAGGATGGATATTAATACAAGGTCAGAACATGGCCTTTCAGGGTTAATAATTAGTTTACATTAGGGGTTTAGTTAAGATTAaacatttagttgtgatggtttaCATAATAATGAGGGGCCATGAAACACAtaatgtcaatgagtgtccaaCCCGGGATAGTTAAACacatattttttgtgtgtgtgtaggctacAGAACGAAGACCCTTTGCCTGAAGGTTGGGAGATCCGATACACAAGGGAAGGGGTGCGCTACTTTGTGGATCACAACACCCGAACCACCACTTTCAGCGACCCACGCACTGGAAAGTCCTCCGTGtaagaacacatttgaaaatcaATTTATTCGTTCATGTGTTCTACATTACATGTTACCTGAAGCCATGACAGGGGTTGTCTTTGATCAGTAGCCAGTAGAGCTGCAGCCATGTACGTAGGCTGGTAAATAAAACATGCTTAATAGGACCAGATGCTTTTATTTAGCCAACATTAATGTAGTTCAAGTGCTGTACAGAAAAAATATATCCCCTGGTATTTCATTTTAGGTTTATATGTCACAAAGAGGCGTTCAGGGAAATCCATATGTCTGTTAGGAAAGTTTGACATGTGTGTTCCATGAAAACATACAAGAGCACATTCTACATGCGCCCCATTTTTTCCAATATATGGTGAAGATTCATGTCTATAGAAAAAAAACTTCTCTCAGCTTACACCCACTAAATTTTgaccttttaaatatttttgtttaccTCAGCACTAAAGGCCCTCAGATCGCTTATGAGCGCAGCTTCAGATGGAAGCTTGCTCATTTTCGCTACTTGTGCCAGgtaattcatatattttttcccACTCCATCAGTGTTTCTTACGCTCAGTCACACATTGAAATCCTATTTTTGCAGAATGCATTAATATTTCCTCTTGTCATTGTACAGTCCAATGCTCTCCCAAGCCATGTGAAGATCACTGTCTCCAGACAGACGTTGTTCGAAGACTCTTTCCAGCAGGTAGGAGGATCCCTCAAACACATTCCTGTTGTAATTTAAACTAACGAGTCCAGTGCCCGTTCCTTAAACACTTCTTAGATACACTGtccctttttattgtttgtgtgttgatgatgtctGGAAAACCATGTCATTTAACCTGCtctatctgcaatgaagattttatgaTCAAAGTTTTTAATTACATGAAAGAGAATCTGCTTCATTTCTGTTCACTTGTATGGGTGATATATAAGTGTGTATAAGGCtgtttcagaggtctgttaagcaatctGCACAATCCTCAGACCCAAGATCACtactttttaaaatatcagctctgtaattcagcttgaTATTTTGCAGAACAGAACAATGTGCTTTCACTTTGGAAACAAATTGCTAAATATGAAGTGATtttatgaatgttgttgccatgacagagatcagcaccaCCGACTCCCATGAATAACTGTCTCAGTCCGAtgtggtgaaataaaaataatcaaattataaaatgaTCTGGCGGTCAAATATTATTTCTAACGGGCCAATTTTGGCCGAAGGGCCGCAAGTTTCCGGCCACTGCTGTCGATTATCTGAGGACAGgaaagaagacatgttcaacttggTTCACAGGCTGAAGGCACCCTGCCAACACTGATTGATAACACAAATACTTTATGTTGAAAAGATTTATATGCCTTTGTTATAGCTGAAGTTATGTTTTAACCATCATAGTGTGCGCTTTGTGTCATGTAGATCATGGCGCTCAAGCCTTACGACTTGAGGAGGAGACTGTACGTCATCTTCAGAGGCGAGGAGGGTCTCGACTATGGTGGCTTAGCCCGgtaactaaaacaaaacaaattgttaaaTGTGAAATTCACTGCAAATTACCTTTCGGAAAATGTAAGCAGCAACTGATCATGTGCTCCTTCTGACGTTGTCCCTTGTCTCATCCTTCatatttccctctttcttttccttgtctgtttctgttcttatccacattcattttctctttcatctttgCCTTATTGTCTCCATCTATCATGCACCTATTTTTTCAGAGAGTGGTTCTTCTTGTTGTCCCATGAAGTGCTGAACCCCATGTACTGTCTGTTTGAGTATGCCGGTAAGAGCAACTACTGTCTGCAGATCAACCCAGCGTCGGCTATCAACCCGGACCACCTCTCCTACTTCTGCTTCATAGGCCGCTTCATCGCAATGGCAAGTTCACAtactggccacacacacacaaacagattaagTAAAAACATATGTATGGGTTTgttatttcaaaaacaaaaaacggaGAATGTTCACATctgattatttgttattttcagatTCACATTCATATAGCCTTATGCTCTTATTCATTTCAACAGGCACTTTTTCACGGCAAGTTCATCGACACAGGCTTCTCTCTGCCTTTCTACAAACGCATGCTGAACAAGAAGCTCATCCTCAAAGATCTCGAGTCCATTGACCCAGAGTTCTACAACTCACTCATATGGATCAGGTAATTTGTCTACATAACTTTCAGTATGGCTAGAAAGTTAAGCTAAGCTTTCAGAGATGCACTGTCTCCACAGATCCTTtgtattttctccagaggagctgCATGTGTGAACTAAAAGTCTGAGTGAGAGGCTCTGCTGACTTTCTCAAGCTGGCACCTAGAATAAAGTGGTAAAATTCAGGAGAATTCGGTGTGAGAACACAGCGGGGGAACCCCTGCTGAAGCCAGTTAAGGGGTTAATGATGCTTCTAAAACGCGACAAATcaggaaatgaaaaatactaaaagaaaacaaatatctacaGGGGAAAAAGCGGTGtcacacacatagaagacacatgaagatgaCTGGAGAGTTTGTATTGATAAAAGCTgactcctgtgtctgtgtgttgtaaagAAAATCACATGATCCATCGCAGAATTAATGGATTATAATGGTTATTGTGGCACTTCcagcctctgcctgctgcacccggctggtCCACCTCTCTTTTGAATAATGCGAAgggtttgtttctgttgtgaacgcgtctgtgcaaagaacctcctgctgtgttaaaCTTGTGTGAAAGGAATACTCTGTAAAGTCTGTATCCAATTCTCTGGATTTGACCCCAcagatcatgtctgaaaacggctgtATTTGAAGTACATAATCACGTTGTAACTTCAATGATCACATTACCTTCAAAAAGCCAATTTATTCTTGTTGACTTGATGGTTTCAAATATCACAGCACCTCACTTTGAAGGCTCTTGCCTGTGGAGCCTTTGATTAAAGAGCTAGTTTGTGCAGTCTTAATTCAATTAGCCATAGAATTTTCCTCTTCTTATTCGCCTGGAAGACAAGACACTTTTGTCTTTAGTATATAGAACAAAATCTCAAATATGTGTCAGGGGGTTTTAAGGGCTGTTCACTATGCAATGTTTTTGACATGTgttttgaataaagaaaacctCCACAATAAAAAACCTTCAGCAGGCCATTAAGGGATAAACCTCAGGAACAGAACCGAAGGACGGACCCTTCTTTCACACATGTGTCGGAAATGGAACAAAACTGTGATGGAACAGGATTAAGGAAATCAAGTATATAACACATAACATTAAGTAATAAGTCATAAGGTTTTTTAGGTCTGAAGAATGGTGGCCAAGGAAAATGCTGTGacaccaaacacaaaacaacacaactatCAGTTCCATAGCGGGATGAAATAACAGAGAAACTAGTAGGAGGCGACTCCGATATCTGCAGATAATACTATATTGCCCTCTTATCATGGTGTGACAGCAGCATGATCTCATGTCTCCTCAGGGACAACAACATTGAAGAGTGTGGTCTGGAGATGTACTTCTCAGTGGACATGGAGATCTTGGGAAAGATCACCTCGCATGACCTCAAACCTGATGGCTCCGACGTCCTCGTCACTGAGGAAAACAAGGAGGAGTATATCGGGTACAAATGACAGTTTTACTGTAACAGCAGTGATTTATGTAACCTTTGATCTCAGTTTAAGTGAGtaattgctttttgtttttttacacagtcTGATGGCAGAGTGGAGGTTCTCCCGTGGGGTCGAAGGTCAGACCAAAGCTTTCCTGGATGGCTTCAATGAGGTGGTTCCACTGCAGTGGCTCCAGTACTTTGATGAAAAGGAGCTGGAGGTGAGTggtgttgtgtattttaatcCTCATAATTTGCTCCTCTCCCAAGAGCTTTATCCAATTGATCAACATGGTTATTTAATTATGATTTTCACGAGGATAAAGGTTATCTTGCTTGTCTGTTGGATTcctgagaggccttgtttatgaaGGCAAACGAACAGTTTGTGTCCATAAAACTAATGTAGGCCTGGGGCATGTTCACACTTTTCCTCAGCTGAGGCCATAAAAACATatggaaagttaaaaaaagcAGCTGCTCTGAGTTTGGCCTCCTGTATATATACAAGATAAATGAGAGAATCGAGCACAACTAACTGTGGACCTGATGCAGCTGATCAAACTAATAACTGTTAATATCGATAATTCACAGGTGCTGCTCTTAAGTTTGTCTGTAGACCATCAGTCAGTACTAATCACCAAGCAGCAGAGCCAAAACTcagtgttatatatatatatttttttttttgtttagatttAATCTTATTTATGCCTCATTTGGCTCTGTGTAGATGTGTTTATTCTTAGAACAACAGATGTGGCTACCTGCCAGCACTGGGTGTCAGGTGGTTCCAGGTAGCAAATGGCTTTTCAGGTCAGGTAGGAGGGCCCTGTTAAAGGCCTCAAGGAGGCATGTGGGACAAATCCTGTTGTGCCTCTGTTTGTGTGCCCTGTTTTCTTCATGTCATCTTAATacttgcctgtgtgtgtatttccagGTGATGCTGTGTGGCATGCAGGAGGTGGACCTTCAAGACTGGCAGAGGAACACAGTGTATCGTCACTACACCAGGAATAGCAAACAGATCATCTGGTTCTGGCAGGTAAAGtcagatcaacacaaacacactttgtttcTATAACTCTTACCCTCCTTTAGAGAGGAGCAGAACATGCATTGGTACTCCGGTTGATAGGGGTCCTAGTGTGTGAGTTTGATATTGTGACTGTCTGGTCAGTATTGTGGAGATCGTAATTTACTCTATTTTTTGTCACATCCTTGCTGCAGCTGGTGAAAGAAGTGGACAACGAAGTGCGCCTGCGGCTCATGCAGTTTGTCACTGGAACCTGCAGGCTTCCTTTGGGCGGCTTCG
The window above is part of the Platichthys flesus chromosome 21, fPlaFle2.1, whole genome shotgun sequence genome. Proteins encoded here:
- the LOC133932504 gene encoding NEDD4-like E3 ubiquitin-protein ligase WWP1, whose product is MATASSRAESSHNHRGTSQLHAIVSCAKIKRKKSLFGTSIYVEVTAEGESRRTVKSHSSSSPKWDERLTLSVTPHTQVDFKVWSHNTLKADALLGKATLDLLKALEQHDRKLENVKEVLKLSVEQKGAIVPAGELTVYLDGLTVTDQEEPAQLTNGNTANGTKVQQNGDAIHENGDSSSTSSRAAYSTVNGTDLDPRSESCSASNGVDAQVPSTSCSPALGHILNGDTTPNSTPVHQPSDSDTESRTVNVESCDVALGPSSATTGDVLSHADDHEDCSEDAVPPESVTAPNNTSQPQPPSAQAPALSSAAKPPDSNAVAASSTETPSATGATTATTTTATSSSSSPSPALGEANASGAGGGSPSSSATETTDGAKPQQQTPNTGAPDPLPPGWEQRKDPHGRTYYVDHNTRTTTWERPQPLPPGWERRVDDRGRIYYVDHNTRTTTWQRPTMESVRNFEQWQSQRSQLQGAMHQFNQRYLYSASMMSAENDPLGPLPPGWERRVDSNDRVYFVNHSTKTTQWEDPRTQGLQNEDPLPEGWEIRYTREGVRYFVDHNTRTTTFSDPRTGKSSVTKGPQIAYERSFRWKLAHFRYLCQSNALPSHVKITVSRQTLFEDSFQQIMALKPYDLRRRLYVIFRGEEGLDYGGLAREWFFLLSHEVLNPMYCLFEYAGKSNYCLQINPASAINPDHLSYFCFIGRFIAMALFHGKFIDTGFSLPFYKRMLNKKLILKDLESIDPEFYNSLIWIRDNNIEECGLEMYFSVDMEILGKITSHDLKPDGSDVLVTEENKEEYIGLMAEWRFSRGVEGQTKAFLDGFNEVVPLQWLQYFDEKELEVMLCGMQEVDLQDWQRNTVYRHYTRNSKQIIWFWQLVKEVDNEVRLRLMQFVTGTCRLPLGGFAELMGSNGPQKFCIEKVGKDTWLPRSHTCFNRLDLPPYKSFEQLKEKLLFAIEETEGFGQE